A genomic window from Camelus ferus isolate YT-003-E chromosome 9, BCGSAC_Cfer_1.0, whole genome shotgun sequence includes:
- the MYADM gene encoding myeloid-associated differentiation marker yields the protein MPVTVTRTTITTTTSSSSGLSYPTIVGSPRALTQPLGLLRLLQLLSTCVAFSLVASVGAWTGAMGNWSMFTWCFCFAVTLIILIVELGGLQARFPLSWRNFPITYACYAALFCLSASIIYPTTYVQFMSHGRSRDHAIAATTFSCIACVAYATEVAWTRARPGEITGYMATVPGLLKVLETFVACVIFAFISSPYLYQHQPALEWCVAVYSICFILAAVAILLNLGDCTNMLPFPFPSFLSGLALLSVLLYATALVLWPLYQFDEKYGGQPRRYRDVSCGSQHTYYVCSWDRRLAVAILTAINLLAYVADLVYSARLVFVRV from the coding sequence ATGCCGGTGACGGTGACCCGCACCACCATCACGACCACCACATCGTCGTCCTCAGGCCTGAGCTACCCGACCATCGTGGGGTCCCCTCGGGCGCTGACCCAGCCCCTGGGCCTCCTCCGCCTGCTGCAGCTGCTCTCCACCTGTGTGGCCTTCTCTCTGGTGGCCAGTGTGGGCGCCTGGACGGGGGCCATGGGTAACTGGTCCATGTTCACCTGGTGCTTCTGCTTCGCCGTGACCCTCATCATCCTCATCGTCGAGTTAGGAGGGCTCCAGGCCCGCTTCCCCCTGTCCTGGCGCAACTTCCCCATCACCTACGCCTGCTACGCTGCCCTCTTCTGCCTCTCGGCTTCCATCATCTACCCCACCACCTACGTCCAGTTCATGTCTCACGGCCGCTCCCGGGACCATGCCATCGCCGCCACCACCTTCTCCTGCATCGCCTGTGTGGCTTACGCCACCGAAGTGGCCTGGACCCGGGCCCGGCCTGGTGAGATCACTGGCTACATGGCCACCGTGCCGGGCCTGCTCAAGGTGCTGGAGACCTTCGTGGCCTGTGTCATCTTCGCCTTCATCAGCAGCCCCTACCTGTACCAGCACCAGCCGGCCCTGGAGTGGTGCGTGGCCGTCTATTCCATCTGCTTCATCCTGGCAGCCGTGGCCATCCTGCTGAACCTGGGTGACTGCACCAACATGctgcccttccccttccccagcttcctctctgggctggccctgctctctgtcctcctctACGCCACTGCTCTGGTCCTCTGGCCCCTCTACCAGTTCGACGAGAAGTATGGCGGCCAGCCCCGGCGGTACAGGGATGTGAGCTGCGGCAGTCAGCACACCTACTACGTGTGTTCCTGGGACCGCCGCCTGGCCGTGGCCATCTTGACAGCCATCAACCTGCTGGCTTACGTGGCCGATCTGGTGTACTCGGCCCGCCTGGTTTTTGTCAGGGTCTGA